The genomic interval ACTGGTTTCCTGGAACTTGTCCCTGAGTTATTTCTAACCTAATATTTCTAATGGTCATTCTTCCCTGGGATATGGCTAGTAAAATCCCAATAATTCCTGTCAATATAATGGCTAAAAAAGTGTTCAAAAAACCTAAACTTTGAGAAGCTTTGACCAAAATATATAGGTCTAAAATAGGTAATAATATTAATAACAATATGATTTTCTTCATAATATCCTCCATCAATAGCAGGAGATCACTATCCTATTTCAACCTTTGATTCTAAAAGCCCCCATATTTCTCTGTATTTTTTCCTAAAGTTTATGGGTTTTAAATTTCTGTCAACAAATGCATGAACTGTATTTCCAGTTGCAATCAATGCATTGTCCCACTTCCTTACTAAGGTATATTCAAATTCTAACCTTACTCCTTTTAGTTTTACCAATTTTGTATTTATTATTATTTCATCATCATATTTAGCAGGAATTATATATTTGCAATTTGCTTCAATTACAGGTAAAAGGACTCCAACTTTTTCCAAATTCCCATATTCCATATTAAACTCTCTAAAGAATTCAGTTCTACCTATATCAAACCAAGTAAAGTAGTTGCCGTGATACACAACTCCCATTTGATCTGTTTCTTTATATCGCACTCTAATAGTTGTACATACTTCCACTAATTTCACCTCTATAGAACCTTAGCTTCTCC from Tepidimicrobium xylanilyticum carries:
- a CDS encoding acyl-CoA thioesterase; amino-acid sequence: MEVCTTIRVRYKETDQMGVVYHGNYFTWFDIGRTEFFREFNMEYGNLEKVGVLLPVIEANCKYIIPAKYDDEIIINTKLVKLKGVRLEFEYTLVRKWDNALIATGNTVHAFVDRNLKPINFRKKYREIWGLLESKVEIG
- a CDS encoding FxsA family protein, producing MKKIILLLILLPILDLYILVKASQSLGFLNTFLAIILTGIIGILLAISQGRMTIRNIRLEITQGQVPGNQLLNGLSILIGGLLLLTPGIITDVIGITMVLPGTRTFYRNYVKSKLYQMLSKGRTNIFIRW